A region from the Saccharomonospora azurea NA-128 genome encodes:
- a CDS encoding DUF2631 domain-containing protein, which produces MAGKAVEKRTGTEVDPRDEPSAEWGWHGAFPKATRAGAVVAAAIMFLMLIGNHQNQTEDIVLIVTGVGLLLGVLWDVRRSRTAWRR; this is translated from the coding sequence GTGGCAGGCAAGGCTGTCGAGAAGCGCACCGGTACCGAGGTCGACCCCAGGGACGAGCCGTCGGCCGAGTGGGGCTGGCACGGCGCCTTCCCCAAGGCGACACGCGCCGGCGCGGTGGTCGCCGCCGCGATCATGTTCCTGATGCTCATCGGCAACCACCAGAACCAGACCGAGGACATCGTCCTGATCGTGACCGGTGTCGGTCTTCTGCTGGGCGTGCTGTGGGACGTGCGCCGCAGCCGCACCGCCTGGCGTCGCTGA
- the rlmN gene encoding 23S rRNA (adenine(2503)-C(2))-methyltransferase RlmN, which yields MTALPLVFDAPRRGLPRRHLADLTVAERAEAVAALGEKPFRAKQLSHHYFSRLTADPDGMTDIPAASRQRLVDELMPSLLTQVRVVDCDDGTTRKTLWRAHDGTLVESVLMRYPERATLCISSQAGCGMACPFCATGQGGLTRNLSTAEIVDQVRAAAAVMRDGLMPGPDGAPAPGRLSNIVFMGMGEPLANYKRVLAAVRRITDPAPAGLGISQRSVTVSTVGLAPAIRKLANEGLQVRLAVSLHTPDDELRDELVPVNNRWSVDEVLKAARYYADRTGRRVSIEYALIRDINDQPWRADLLAERLREHLGHLVHVNVIPLNPTPGSKWDASPKPVEREFVRRVNAGGVACTVRDTRGQEIAAACGQLAAEG from the coding sequence ATGACTGCATTGCCCCTCGTCTTCGACGCTCCCCGCCGTGGCCTGCCCCGGCGCCACCTTGCCGATCTCACCGTCGCCGAACGGGCCGAGGCGGTGGCCGCGCTGGGGGAGAAGCCCTTCCGCGCCAAGCAGCTGTCGCACCACTACTTCTCGCGGCTCACGGCCGACCCGGACGGGATGACCGACATCCCGGCGGCGTCCCGGCAGCGCCTCGTCGACGAACTGATGCCGTCACTGCTGACGCAGGTGCGGGTCGTGGACTGCGACGACGGCACCACCCGGAAGACGTTGTGGCGTGCGCACGACGGCACGCTGGTGGAGAGCGTGCTGATGCGCTATCCGGAGCGTGCGACGCTGTGCATCTCCAGCCAGGCGGGCTGCGGTATGGCGTGTCCGTTCTGCGCGACCGGTCAGGGCGGTCTGACCCGCAACCTCTCGACCGCGGAGATCGTCGACCAGGTGCGGGCCGCCGCCGCGGTGATGCGGGACGGTCTCATGCCGGGTCCCGACGGCGCACCGGCCCCGGGGCGGCTGTCGAACATCGTGTTCATGGGCATGGGCGAACCGCTGGCGAACTACAAGCGCGTGCTCGCCGCCGTACGGCGGATCACCGATCCCGCGCCCGCGGGGCTGGGCATCTCGCAGCGGTCCGTGACGGTGTCCACCGTCGGGCTGGCTCCGGCGATCCGGAAGCTGGCCAACGAGGGCCTGCAGGTGCGTCTGGCCGTGTCGTTGCACACGCCGGACGACGAACTGCGTGACGAACTCGTTCCCGTGAACAACCGCTGGTCGGTGGACGAGGTGCTGAAGGCGGCTCGCTACTACGCCGACCGCACGGGGCGACGCGTGTCGATCGAGTACGCGTTGATCCGTGACATCAACGACCAGCCCTGGCGCGCCGACCTGCTGGCCGAACGGCTGCGGGAACACCTCGGTCACCTGGTGCACGTCAACGTCATCCCGCTGAACCCGACCCCGGGCAGCAAGTGGGACGCGAGTCCCAAGCCGGTCGAGCGCGAGTTCGTCCGCAGGGTCAACGCGGGCGGGGTGGCGTGCACCGTGCGTGACACGCGCGGTCAGGAGATCGCCGCCGCCTGCGGTCAGCTCGCAGCCGAAGGCTGA
- a CDS encoding class I SAM-dependent methyltransferase, with protein MRIFGRRSEVVPSPNIWYHADVYERENQVQDVDDEIWTHLADVAPWSGGDVVDVGCGTGFHLPRFAATARSVVGVEPHPPLVRRARERVEGLPSVTVLRGTAQRLPLPESSVDVVHARTAYFFGPGCEPGLREVDRVLRPGGALVIVDLDTGVAPYGDWMLADLPRYRAAEVDAFFAEEGFTCRRITTRWSFLDRRVLEAVLRIEFSPMVASRAVVDTLRLNRQGAQSLELPVGYRVLLRRKPVGLLRASEPLTGHGTLAEP; from the coding sequence TCACGCCGATGTCTACGAACGCGAGAACCAGGTGCAGGACGTCGACGACGAGATCTGGACCCACCTCGCCGACGTCGCGCCGTGGAGCGGTGGCGACGTGGTGGACGTCGGGTGTGGGACGGGTTTCCACCTGCCGCGGTTCGCGGCGACCGCGCGCTCGGTGGTCGGCGTGGAACCGCATCCGCCGCTGGTGCGGCGGGCTCGTGAGCGGGTGGAGGGACTGCCGTCGGTGACGGTTCTGCGTGGAACGGCGCAGCGGCTGCCGCTGCCGGAGAGCTCCGTCGACGTCGTCCACGCGCGAACGGCGTACTTCTTCGGGCCCGGGTGTGAGCCCGGGCTGCGCGAGGTCGACCGGGTGCTCCGGCCCGGTGGAGCGCTCGTGATCGTGGATCTCGACACCGGCGTCGCGCCCTACGGCGACTGGATGCTGGCCGACCTGCCTCGCTACCGGGCCGCCGAGGTCGACGCCTTCTTCGCGGAGGAGGGCTTCACCTGCAGGCGGATCACGACCCGGTGGTCGTTTCTCGACCGGCGGGTGCTGGAGGCGGTGCTGCGCATCGAGTTCAGTCCCATGGTGGCCTCGCGTGCCGTGGTCGACACTCTGCGCCTCAACCGGCAGGGAGCACAGTCGCTGGAGCTGCCCGTGGGATACCGGGTCCTCCTGCGCCGCAAGCCGGTCGGCCTCCTCCGGGCGTCGGAGCCGCTGACCGGGCATGGGACACTGGCAGAGCCATGA